Within Actinosynnema pretiosum, the genomic segment CGCGCTGTCGAACAGGTACATGCCCCGGTACATGGCGGCTGTCGCGTTCTGCACGCGCAGCAGGTTCGCCTGCCGGACCATGCTCTCGTTCTTGATGCCCTGGACCTGCTCGTTGAGCGCGCCGAGGCGCACCCACGACACCACGCCGGTCACCAGCGCGACCAGTGCGACGAGGCCGACGGCGAGCAGGATCTTCACGCTCACGCGCGCGTTCGTCCACCACCCCGCGCCGGTGGTGGCGGATCGGTCCGTGGGGTTGCCCATGGTGCTCCCTCTCGGGTGGTGGTTGCCCGGTCGGGTGACCAGGTCTCGGGGCCCCGAACGACCGCGCGCCACGCCTCCTGAGGGGAATCCGGGAGGACGTGGCGCGGGTCGCACGAGCGGGTGAGCGGAGGTCCGGGGCGGTCAGGCCCCGACGATGTCGCGGGTGACGGCGGCCTGCTCGGTCAGCACGCCGCCGATCATCGTCTGGGTCTCGTTGATCCGGTCGACGATGTGCTCGATCTCGGCCAGCGAGGTCACCACGCTGCTCGCGTCGGACTGGATCGCGCTGATCAGCCGCGCCACGTCCTCGGTCGCGCGGGCGGTGCCCTGCGCGAGGTCCTTGACCTCGTTGGCGACCACGGCGAAGCCCTTGCCCGCGTCACCGGCGCGCGCGGCCTCGATGGTGGCGTTCAGCGCGAGCAGGTTGGTCTGCTCGGCGATGCTGTTGATGACCTTCACGACGTCGCCGACCTCGTTGCTGGACTGCGCCAGCCTGCCGACCGCCTGGTTCGCGCCGCTGGTCAGCGTCGCCGCCTCGGCCGCCACCCCGGTCGCCCGCACGACGTTGCGCTCCACCTCCTCGATGGAGGTCACCAGCTCCGCGCCCGCCGAGCTGATCCGGGTCGTCTCCCTGATCCGCTCCAACGACTGCGACACCAGGAAGGCCGTGTTGCGCAGCGCGTCCGCCCGGCTCCCGGTCAGCTCGATCTCCGACAGGGAGAAGAAGTCCATCGTGCCCACGACCGCGCCGTGCACGACCAGCGGCAGGCACACCCCGGACTTCACGCCCACCCGCCGCGCCGCGGGCGCCCGCACGCAGTCGGTCATCTCGGCCAGGTCCGGGACGAACAGCATCTCGCGCGACTTCCAGGCCCGCCCCGCCAGCCCCACGCCCTGCCGGAACGAGGCCTCGCGGGTGATCCGGCGGAACTCCTCGCCCGCGTCGCCGGACTCGGTGACGAACCGCAGCTCCTGCCCGGTCGGGTCCACCGCCCAGAACGAGCCGTACGCCCAGCCGAACTCGCTGCGCACCGTCTCCAGCGCCTGCCGGGTCGCCTCCTCCTCGGAGGCGGCCGAGCCCAGCCCGCGCAGCACCGCGTTCACCGCCTGGATGTCCAGCGCCGCCGCGGCCTGGTGCTCGACGTCGGCCACCCGCTCCATGGCCTGGGCGACCAGCAGCCCGATGCTGCGCAGCACCTCCAGGCGCTGCTTGGACGGGTTCAGCTCCTCCAGGGAGAAGAAGTCCATCGTGCCGACGACCCGGCCGCCCTCGGTCAGCGGGAAGCAGATGCCGGACTTCACGCCGACCTTCTGCGCGACGGGCGCGCGCACGCAGTCCCGCAGCGTGCCGAGGTCCCCGACGAACACCAGGTCGCGGCTGCGCCAGGCCCGCCCGGACAGGCCGACGCCCTCGGCGAACGACGCCTCCTGCGTGACCTTGCGGAACTCCTCGCCCGCGTCGCCGGACTCGACCGCGAACCGCAGCGCCCCGCCCGTCCCGTCCACCTGCCAGTAGGAGCCGTACACCCAGCCGAACCGCTGCCTGACGACGTCCAGCGCGGCCTTGGCGGCGTCGCGGGAGGACCTGACCCCGTCCAGCGCCTTGACCACGGCGGTCACCGCGGCGGTGTCCTGCTCCGCCTCGGCCAACGCCCCGGTGGCTCGCGCGAGTTCCGCTCTGACTCGGTTGCTGGTGAACGGCACGACGGTGCTCCGCTCTCTTCGCCGGACTCTGTTCGCCGGTCTCGGTCGGAGGATCGCCAACGGCCGAGTCGAGCTGAGGGGTAACCGAGATCCCCCTGAGCGGATCGGGCGACCCCTCAGGTCGAGGGGCCGCCCTGCCGTTCCCAGAACCCGCTCAGGGCTCCCGCGCGCCTACTCCTCCTCCGCCTGCTCCTGCTCCACCTACTCCTTCTCCACCAGGACCTGGTAAGCGACGCCGCCCAGCTCCTCCTCGCCCAGGCGCTGCACCACGTGCAGCAGGTACTCGCCGCCCGGCTCGCCGCCGTGGAACTCCAGGCCCGCCGTGAACCGCTCGCCGGGCCGCACCGCGATCCCGGTCAGCGCCGCCTGCTTCGGGTCGAGCACCTGCACGGCCGTCTCACCGACCCGCTCGATCCCGCGCGCCTGCCCGCCCGAGGCCTGCCACCGCTCGAACAGCTCCCGGCCCAGGTCCACCACGACCTTGCCCGCGCCGACGAACGGCTTGCCGGGGCTGGTGAACAGCAGGTCGGTGCGGATCTCCTTCTCCACCGCGTTGCCCAGGGTGAAGCTCGTGCGGCCGGGCGCGGTCGGGCGCACCCGCACGGTGTCCACGTTCCGCCACGCGATGTTGTTGTTGTTCTTCGCGTTCTGCGCGGTGTTGGGGCCCTCGACCCAGGTCATCGGGTCGTTCGCGGACACCCAGCGCGCCAGCAGGCAGAAGTGGCCGGGTCCGGGCACGTTCGTCCACGGCACCTTCACCACGGTCGTGCCCGCCGGGACGGTCGCGGCCTGCTGGCCGATGAACGTCCAGTCGCCGCCGGTCGCCTCGTTCCACACCGTCGACCCGCTCGGGTTCACCCAGTACAGCTTGAGCGTGCCCGCGCCCGTGCCGGACCCGTACGGGCCGGGGTTGTTCAGCCGCACGTGGATCCAGCTCGTGGAGCCCACGGGCGGCTGGTAGGTCGTGGCGCAGTCCGCCGTGGTCGGGCAGACCTTGATGTCCGGGCTCGCCCACACCGGGTCGGTCCCGTTGGGCTCGACCCCGGCGTCGGTGGCCTGGTCCCGCAGGAACACGTCGGTGCGGCGGCAGTCGGACAGCGCCCTGCGGATCGCGTCGGCGGTGCCGCTGCCGTCCGCCTGGGCCTGCACGTAGACGCCGCTCGTGGTGGTGGCGTAGTTCTGCATGATCGGCGCGATGGTCGGCGTCATCGACGGCGAGGTGGGCACGTAGACCGCTGACAGCTTGACGCCCGCCGCGAGCGCGCTGTTCGCCACGGCGGTGGCGCTGGCCTGGTCGGCGGCCGTGAAGGCGTCGTCGAAGCCGCCGGGGCGGGCGTCGGTCACCAGCACCACGAACTTGCGCGCGTTCGAGCGCCACGGGCCGGTGAAGTCGGCGTTCTGCGGGATGCCCGCCGCCGGGCGCAGCGACACGGCGGTGCGCAGCGCCTCGTCGGAGGCCTCGGGCTCACCCCCGCCGCCGCTCGCGGCCAGCACGTTCGTCACGTAGCTGGTCACGGCGCCCGCGTTGCCCGCCGCCAGGCCGGTGACCACGTTGATCGAGTCCTTGAACGTGACCAGCCCCAGCCGGTAGTCCCCGCCGGACGACGACACCACGTCGCCGACGACCGCGTTGATGCTGGTCTTGATGTTGTTCAGGGCCCCGCCCATGCTGCCGGTGTCGTCGAGCGCGAACACCACGTCCATCGGCCCGCACCGGGAGGCGGCGGGCGCGGCGGCGGCCACCTGCGCCACCCGCTCGGTCGGGGGCGCCGCGTGCGCCACGGCGTGCGGGGCCGCGGCCAGCGCGGCGGCGGCCAGCGCCACCGCCGCGGTGGTTCTCCGGGGAACAGCCATCTTCCGGACCTCCCTCGCTCACACCCCGGCCGCTGCGCCGGGGGTCTGCGGACCGCGCCGGGACCTCGGTGTCCCGGCACGCCGGACGGAGGTGCGGGGGAATGCCGGAAATACGCCCCGATACGGGGACGTCGGGTTTCGGAAGAAAGCTCGCGCGGGCGATCCTATGACCTTTGTAGGGGGTGCCAGTTCACCCGCCGGGAGGAATCGCCGACGTGGTTCCGGGCGGCGAAGGGGCGGGGTCCGCACCTGGTCGGGGGAGTGGCGGGGCATCCCGACCACGACCTGCGCCCTGGCGGCGCAACCGGCGGAAAACCGTCACCGCGCTTCGGGAAGCCGCACCGCCGGGGGTGTCCGGGGGGTTGTCGGGAGCGCGCGCGGGGAACCGCATTGATCGGGTTTCCGCTCAGGCTCCCGGACGAGCGCGGGAAGTTCACCGGAAAGGTGGTTGTCCCCGCGCCGCCGACCGGGGTCGGGGACGGTCAGCGCGGCAGCGTGATCGTGAACGTCGTCGAGCCCGGACGGCTCTCCAGGTCGACCCGCCCGCCGTGCGCCTCCACCAGCGACCGCGCCACCGCCAGCCCCAGCCCGCTGCCACCCCGGTCGCGGGTGCGCGAGTGGTCCACCCGGTAGAACCGGTCGAAGATCCGCTCCTGGTCGCGCGCCGGGATTCCGGGGCCCGAGTCGCTCACCCGCACCACCGCGTGACCGCCCACCACGTCCACGGACACCGACACCGCCGTGCCCTGGGGCGTGTGGACCGCCGCGTTGGTCAGCAGGTTGTCCAGCACCTGCCGCAACCGCCCCGCGTCGAACCGCGTCGGCACGCTCGGGCGCGCCACCGCGAGCGCCACCGGGTGCCCCGGCCGCGCCACCCGGAACGCGTCCACCGCCTGCCCGACCAGCTCCACCAGGTCGCCGCTCTCCAACCGCACCGGCAGCTCGGCCTCCGCCGAGTCCAGCCGCGCCAGCAGCAGCAGCTCCTCCAGCAGCACGCTCATCCGCGCCGCCTCGGCCCGCAGCTTCTCCAGGTGCGCCTCGCGCTCCTCCGGCGCGTTGGCCGCCGCGTACCTGAACAGGTCCGCGTACCCCCGGATCGAGGTCAGCGGCGTGCGCAGCTCGTGCGAGGCGTCCGCGATGAACCGGCGCAGCCGCTGCTCGGCCGCCGTCCGCGCGGCCAGCGAGGTGTCGATGTGCTCCAGCATCGTGTTGAACGCCGTCCGCAGCTCGGCCACCTCCACCCCGCCGTACGAGCCCTCCGAGCGCACCGGCAGCCGCGCCGAGTCGGTCAGGTCGTGCGAGGTGATGTCGTGCGCGGTGCGCGCCATCTCGCTCAGCGGCTGCAACCCGCGCCGCAGCACCGCCCGCCCGACCACGACCAGCGTCACCAGCGCCAGCGCGAACAGCGCCACCAGCACCATGGTCAGCTGCTGCACGGTCGTGGTCAGGTCGTCCATGGGCGCCGCGCTCACCAGCACGGTCCCGTTGCCCGCGGGGCAGCCGCGCACCCGGTAGGTGCCCTCGCCCTCGAGGTGGACGGTCTTGAACACCGGCTGGGAGCCGGTGACCAGCGTGGCCACCTTCGCCATCGGCCGGTCGTCGCCCGGCAGCTTGTGCGTCGGCAGCGGCCTGGCCACCCCGTCCCGCACCTCGTACACCGCGTAGTACCAGCCGTACACCGGCCCGAGGACGTCGCCGTTCTCCTTGAAGTCCTTCTCCTGCGCGATCTGCGTGGACTTCATCTGCGCGTCGAGCTTGCGCGCCAGGTAGTCCTCCATGGAGGTCACCACCAGCGCCCCGACCAGCCCGAACACCGCCAGCGCCAGCGCGCCCAGGCCCAGCGCGAGCCGGGTGCCGAGCCGCATCCTGCGCCCGGTGACCAGCTCGCGCATCAGTTCGGCGCCCGGCGCAGCACGTAGCCCACCCCGCGCACGGTGTGGATCAGCGGCTCGTCGCCCTCCACGTCCAGCTTGCGGCGCAGGTGCGACACCACCAGCTCCACCACGTTCGAGCGCCCGCCGAAGTCGTACTCCCACACGTGGTCCAGGATCTGCGCCTTGGTCAGCACCGTGGGGGAGCGGCGCATCAGGTAGCGCAGCAGCTCGTACTCGGTCGGCGTCAGCGTCACCAGCCGGTCGCCGCGCCGCACCTCGCGGGTGTCCTCGTCCAGCGCCAGGTCGGCCACCTTCAGCACCGAGCGCTTCCACGACGGCCCGGTGCTGCGCCGCAGCACCGCGCGCAGCCGCGCCATCAGCTCCTCGACCGAGAACGGCTTCACCAGGTAGTCGTCGCCGCCCCTGGTCAGGCCCGCGACCCGGTCGGCGGTGCCGTCGCGCGCGGTCAGGAACACCACCGGCACCATCGCGCCCTCGCCGCGCAGCCGGTCCAGCACGGTGAACCCGTCCACGTCGGGCAGCATCAGGTCCAGCACCACGATGTCCGGCTGGAAGTCCAGCGCGGCCCTGATCGCCGCCTCGCCGCTGCCCGCCGTCACCGCCTGCCACCCCTCGTAGCGGGCGACCGTGGCCACCAGGTCGGCGATGTGCGGCTCGTCGTCGACGACGAGCAGTCGGACCGGTGAACCGTTCTCCACGCCTACATCCTGCGCCAGGCGGCGGCCCGCGCGGCACCGGGCCGACCGCCGACAGCGAATCGACAGGAGCCGACAGCCGATCGACAGGTCCGGAACAGGACCGCCACAGCTTCGCGGCCCAAGCTTGCGGCAGTCCCCACCCGAGGAGCCCCCGTGACAACCCTCCAGGCCCAGGCGCCCGCGGTGCGCCCGAGAGCGGTGGCCCGCACCGGCCTCCACGCCGTGCTCGGCGCGAACGCCGCCGTGGTCGCGGTCCTGTTCGCCCAGGCCGGGTTCGGCTCGAACGCGCTGATCCTGCTCGGCAGGCTCACCGGCCTGTACGCGGCGCTGGCGCTGGCGTTCCAGTTGCTCCTGGTGGCCAGGCTGCCGTGGTTCGACCGGCGGCTCGGCATGGACCGGCTCACCGCCTGGCACCGCGCCACCGGCATCTCGGTGCTGTGGCTGCTGGTGGCCCACGTGGTGTTCGTCACCACCGGCTACGCGCAGCTCGCCTCGCTGCCGCCGCTGGACGAGCTGGTGCACCTGGCCACCACCGTCGAGGGCGTGCTGCGCGCCGCGGTCGCGGTGGTGCTGGTCCTGGTGGTCGGCGGCGCGTCCGCCCGCTGGGCGCGGCGCAGGCTCGCCTACGAGACCTGGCACTTCATCCACCTGTACGCGTACCTGGCCGTGGTGCTGGCGTTCTCGCACCAGGTCGCCGCGGGCACCACCTTCACCTCCTCGCCGCTGGCCACCGCCTACTGGTGGGCGCTGTGGGGCGCGGCGCTGGCGGCGGTCCTGGTCGGCCGGGTCGGCCTGCCGCTGTGGCGCAACCTGCGGCACCGGCTGCGCGTGGCGACCGTCGTGCCGGAGTCGGACGACGTCGTGTCGATCCACATCACCGGCCGAGACCTGGACAAGCTGCCCGCCCGCGCGGGCCAGTTCTTCCTGTGGCGCTTCCTGGAGCGCGGGCGCTGGTGGCAGGCCAACCCGTTCTCCCTGTCCGCCGCGCCCGACGGCCGCTCGCTGCGGCTGACCGCGAAGGCGCTCGGCGAGGGCAGCGCCTCGCTGCGCTCGCTGGAGCCGGGCACGCGGGTGTTCGCCGAGGGCCCGTACGGCGCGTTCACCGCGCTGCACCGGACCCGGCCGAACGCGCTGCTGATCGCGGGCGGGGTCGGGGTGACGCCGGTGCGGGCGCTGCTGGAGGAGATCGGCGGGCACGCCGTGGTGGTGTACCGGGTCAGCGAGCGGCGCGACGCGGTGCTGCTGGACGAGCTGCGCGAGCTGGCGCGGGCCAAGGGCGCGGTGCTGCACGTGGTGACCGGCGCGACCGCCGACCACGCCCCCGACTCGCAGCCGCTCGGGGCGCGGGCGCTGGGCGCGGCGGTGCCGGACGTGCGCGAGCGCGACGTGTTCGTGTGCGGGCCGGGCCGGATGACCGAGGCCGTCCTGGCGTCCCTGCGCGAGCTGGGCGTGCCGCGGCGGCAGGTCCACGCCGAGCGCTTCACCCTGGCCCGGTGAGGGCGCTGTCCGCGTTGCCGCTCGAGGAGGAGAAGTCGTGAAGAGGGCGATCCCGGTCCTGCTGCTGACCGTCGCGGGCCTGGTCCCGCTGTGGCGCTACGAGCCGCAGGCGGAGACGACGGTGGCCGCCGAGGCCCCGGCGGACCCCGGCTCCGGTTCCACCGCGGCGGGCCGGGTGGTGGCGGGCGAGGTGCAGGAGACCCGGTACGGCCAGGTGCAGGTGCAGCTCACCTACGAGGGCGACCGGATCACCGCCGTGACCCTGCTCAAGCAGCCGAGCAGCGCCCCGACCCGGCAGGCGGTGCCGGTGCTGGTGGAGGAGACGCTGGAGGCGCAGAGCGCGGAGGTCGACTCGGTCTCCGGCGCGACCACGACCAGCGCCGCCTACGTGAGGTCGCTGCAGTCGGCGATCGACTCGGCGGAGTGAGCCCGTGCGCCACGTCGAGCAGGTCATGGGCTTCCCGGTCTCGGTCAACGTCCCGGACGGCGGCGGGCACGGCGCGGCGATCGCGGACGTGTTCGAGTGGCTGCACGAGGTCGACGCCCGCTTCAGCCCGTTCAAGCCGGACAGCGAGGTGAGCAGGCTGGGCCGGGGCGAGGACGTCGAGCCCTCGCCCGACCTGGCGCACGTCCTGGCGGTGTCCGAGTGGTACCGGGAGGCCACCGGGGGCGCGTTCGCGGTGCGCCGCGCGGGCGCCCTGGACCCGTGCGCGGTGGTGAAGGGCTGGGCCGTCCAGCGGGCGGCGGACCTGCTGCGGGCGGCGGGCGTGCCCCGCTTCGTCCTGAACGCGGGTGGCGACGTCGCGACGGAGGGCGGCCCGTGGCGCGTGGGCGTCCGCCACCCGGACCGCCCGGACCGCTTCTGCGCGGTGCTGGAGGTGGACGGCCTGGCGGTGGCCACGTCCGCGCGCTACGAGCGCGGCGACCACATCGTCGACGCCAGGACCGGCGAGCCGGTGACCGCCCTGCTGAGCCTGACGGTGGTCGCCCGCTCGCTGGAGGTGGCCGACGCGACCGCGACGGCGGCCTTCGCGCTGGGCCGCGAGGGCGTGGCGTGGGCGGCGGCCCGGCCGGGCTGCGAGGTCCACGCCGTGGACGCAGACCGCGGGGTCCACCGCACACCGGGCCTGCCGCTGGCGCCGTGAGCGCTCCCGGCGGTCGGGGGAGATCCACAAGGGACGGTGCCGGATTCCGCGGAACCACGTGACCGGACCGAGGACCTCTGCTACGGTTCCGCGCACGGGGTTTCCCCGCTCCACGCAGGTCAGCCAGGTGCTGCGCTCGGGGCGCCGCCCAGGCGACCAGCGGGAGAGCCGACCTCGGTCGCACGCTTTCGGGAACGCGCGGCCGAGGACGGCTTCTCATCACAACCCCGAACCCGGCACGGGGATTCCGCGCCCGCCCTCGTTCGGGGAGTTCCTCCGGCCGTGCGCTGACCGGGTCGACCACGCCCGCTCAGCCCTCCCCGCGGACCAGGGACAACGCGTCCGCCAGCAGCCGCTTCCCCGCGCTCCTGCTCCGCGTGTCCGCGCTGTCCAGCAAGTCGACCGCCACCACCAGGCGGGGCGCGAGCGCGAGCCCGTCGACCACCCGCGCCGTGCGCAGGTGCCAGTCCTCGCCGCTCTCCTCGACGCGCACGAGCAGGTTCCCCGCGTGGACTCCACCAGGAAGAACTCGTCCACCAGCCCGGCCACCGCCGAAGCGCCCACGTGCACCTCGCCCTCGCCGGAGTGCGAGAGCCCCAGCCCGCAGGTCGCCGCCGCGCTGATCCCCCCGGCGACCACGGCCTCGTGGGCCAGCAGCTCGACGAGGTCCCCCTCGGCGACGCGGTACCGGGTGGCCGTGGCGCGCCTGCGCAGCCACGACCGGTGCGCGAAGGCGCTCTCGGCGACCCGCTGCTCCGCGCTGTCGGCGCTGATCACCCACCGGGAGCCGATCCGCCTGTGTCAGCGACAAACCCCGACACAAAACTGCCCGCTCACCCGTACAGCGACTCGTCGAACTCCAGCCCCGACACCGAGCACCCCAGGTCCGCCCCGAGCGCGGCCAGCACGTCCACCAGCTCCAACCCCGCCAACCACTCGCGCGGGAGCCCCGCCGTGCCGTGCAGCGCGCCCAGGATGTTCCCCGTCAGCGAGGCCGTGGCGTCACTCCCCCCGGAGTGGTTCGCCGCCGTCCGCAGCGCGTCCACGACCTGCGACCGCTTCGGGTACACCAGCGCCGTGTGCACCGCGATCGCCAGCGCCTCCGGCCCGGTCCACCCGCTCCCCAGCCGGTCCACCCGCACCGGCCCGCCGGTCGCCCGCTGCTCCTCCGCGTACACCACCGCGCGGTTCAGCGCGTTCGCCGTGTACGGGTCGTCCCGCAGCACCCGCCCGATCACCTGGTCCACCGCCTCGCGCAACGGCCGCCCGCGCACCGCCAGCAGGTGGATCAGCAGCGCGAACGCCCCGCCCGACACCCACCCCCCGGTGCCGCCGTGCGTCAGCGCCGCGAACCGGCACCCCAGGTCGTACGCGATGTCCGGGTGCGGCGCGAAGCCCGCCGGGGCCGTCCGGGTCACCCCGTTGCAGCCCGACGACTCGTTGATCGGCGCCTCCGGCGTCGGCGGGGCGTCGGCGGCCAGCGCGCGCAGGCACGTCAGGCCCGGCGACCGGCTCGCGTACAGCCGCCCCTGCGCCAGCAGCCCGGTGGCGCCCTCGTCGGGCGCGGCGAACTGCTGGGTCACCAGCCACCTGCGGTAGCTGTTCCACACCTCGTCGACCGGCTCCCACTCGCCGGTGCGCTTGCCGCGCACCCACGCCCGCAGGTACCCGTCCGCGCTGAACAGCGTCAGCTGCGTGTCGTCGGTCACCAGCGCGGGCCACGGCGGCTCCAGCACCCCGTCCGGCCCGTGGTCCCGCTGGATGTCCGGCAGGCCCAGGTACTGCACGGGCGCGCCGAGCGCGTCGCCGAGCGCGCCGCCCAGCAGGCACGCCGCGCCACGGTCCACCACCGCCATCGGCTCGCGCGGCACTCGCCCTCCTGCACTGCGGCGCATCCGGGGGCCAAACCCCAACCGCCGTTCGGTCGTCCGGTCATCGCACCACAGAAGTTGTCCGGACAAACACTACTCGCAGGTATCCACCGGGAGATGTGGCGCACCTGAACGTGTGACCGGTTCACGAAAGACGGCGGGGGGAGGGACATGGGTGACCGGAGCAGGTGCGGTCTCGAGTTCGGCGTCCTCGGTCCGCTCAGGGTGGTCGCGGACGGCGGGCCCATCGCGATCGGGCGCAGGGGGGTGCGGGCGCTGCTGGCGGTCCTGGTCCTGGAGGCCAACCGGGTCGTGCCGATCGACGAGCTCGTCGACCGCCTGTGGGGCGACGAGCCGCCCGCGACGGCCAGGACCATCGTCCACGGCTACGTCTCGCGGCTGCGCAAGGTCCTGGACGCGGCGGACCCGGCGGGCTCCGCGCGCATCCTCACCACCCCGCCCGGCTACCAGCTGGCCGTCGACCCGTGGCGCCTCGACCACCACCGCGCCCGCAGGCTGATCTCCTCGGCGCGCGGCAAGCCCGCCACGTCCAGGGCCCCGCTGCTGCGCGACGCGCTGCGGCTGTGGCGCGGCCCGGTGCTGGCCGACGTGCCCAACGCCCCCGGCAGCGACCTGGCCGAGCTGCGCCTGGTCGCCCTGGAGGAGCGGGCCGCCGCCGAGCTGGAGCTGGGCCACCACCTGGAGGTCGTCGGGGAGCTGCGCCAGCTGGTCGCCGAGCACCCGTTCCGCGAGCGCCTGGTCGCCCAGGCCGTCCTCGCCCTCTACCGCTCCGGCCGCCGCGCCGACGCCCTCGACGCCTACCAGCGCTTCCACCGCAGGCTCGTGGACGAGCTGGGCATCGACCCCGGCCCCGACCTGCGCGCCTTGCACGAGCGGGTGCTGCGCGACGACCCGGCCCTGCTGCCCGCCAGCGCCCCCGAGCCCCCCGGCGCCGCCCCGCGCCCCGGCGTGGTCGTGCCCGCCCAGCTGCCCGCCGCCGCCAGCGGCTTCGTCGGCCGCGACGAGGAGCTGGCCTGGCTCGACCGGCTGTGCGACACCCGCGACCGGGACGCCACCACCACCGCCGTCCTCGACGGGCCGCCCGGCATCGGCAAGAGCGAGCTGGCCGTCGCCTGGGGCCACCGCAGGTCCGCCCAGTTCCCCGACGGCCTGCTGTTCGCCCAGCTCGGCGGGCACGCCGACGACGAGCGCGCGCGGGTCGGCCCGGACGAGGTGCTGGCCAGGTTCCTGCTCGCGCTGGGCGTGCCCGCCGACGCCGTGCCCAGGGGGACGGCCGACCGGGTCGGCCT encodes:
- a CDS encoding GAF domain-containing protein, with amino-acid sequence MAEAEQDTAAVTAVVKALDGVRSSRDAAKAALDVVRQRFGWVYGSYWQVDGTGGALRFAVESGDAGEEFRKVTQEASFAEGVGLSGRAWRSRDLVFVGDLGTLRDCVRAPVAQKVGVKSGICFPLTEGGRVVGTMDFFSLEELNPSKQRLEVLRSIGLLVAQAMERVADVEHQAAAALDIQAVNAVLRGLGSAASEEEATRQALETVRSEFGWAYGSFWAVDPTGQELRFVTESGDAGEEFRRITREASFRQGVGLAGRAWKSREMLFVPDLAEMTDCVRAPAARRVGVKSGVCLPLVVHGAVVGTMDFFSLSEIELTGSRADALRNTAFLVSQSLERIRETTRISSAGAELVTSIEEVERNVVRATGVAAEAATLTSGANQAVGRLAQSSNEVGDVVKVINSIAEQTNLLALNATIEAARAGDAGKGFAVVANEVKDLAQGTARATEDVARLISAIQSDASSVVTSLAEIEHIVDRINETQTMIGGVLTEQAAVTRDIVGA
- a CDS encoding vWA domain-containing protein, with product MAVPRRTTAAVALAAAALAAAPHAVAHAAPPTERVAQVAAAAPAASRCGPMDVVFALDDTGSMGGALNNIKTSINAVVGDVVSSSGGDYRLGLVTFKDSINVVTGLAAGNAGAVTSYVTNVLAASGGGGEPEASDEALRTAVSLRPAAGIPQNADFTGPWRSNARKFVVLVTDARPGGFDDAFTAADQASATAVANSALAAGVKLSAVYVPTSPSMTPTIAPIMQNYATTTSGVYVQAQADGSGTADAIRRALSDCRRTDVFLRDQATDAGVEPNGTDPVWASPDIKVCPTTADCATTYQPPVGSTSWIHVRLNNPGPYGSGTGAGTLKLYWVNPSGSTVWNEATGGDWTFIGQQAATVPAGTTVVKVPWTNVPGPGHFCLLARWVSANDPMTWVEGPNTAQNAKNNNNIAWRNVDTVRVRPTAPGRTSFTLGNAVEKEIRTDLLFTSPGKPFVGAGKVVVDLGRELFERWQASGGQARGIERVGETAVQVLDPKQAALTGIAVRPGERFTAGLEFHGGEPGGEYLLHVVQRLGEEELGGVAYQVLVEKE
- a CDS encoding sensor histidine kinase, with amino-acid sequence MRELVTGRRMRLGTRLALGLGALALAVFGLVGALVVTSMEDYLARKLDAQMKSTQIAQEKDFKENGDVLGPVYGWYYAVYEVRDGVARPLPTHKLPGDDRPMAKVATLVTGSQPVFKTVHLEGEGTYRVRGCPAGNGTVLVSAAPMDDLTTTVQQLTMVLVALFALALVTLVVVGRAVLRRGLQPLSEMARTAHDITSHDLTDSARLPVRSEGSYGGVEVAELRTAFNTMLEHIDTSLAARTAAEQRLRRFIADASHELRTPLTSIRGYADLFRYAAANAPEEREAHLEKLRAEAARMSVLLEELLLLARLDSAEAELPVRLESGDLVELVGQAVDAFRVARPGHPVALAVARPSVPTRFDAGRLRQVLDNLLTNAAVHTPQGTAVSVSVDVVGGHAVVRVSDSGPGIPARDQERIFDRFYRVDHSRTRDRGGSGLGLAVARSLVEAHGGRVDLESRPGSTTFTITLPR
- a CDS encoding response regulator transcription factor, with protein sequence MENGSPVRLLVVDDEPHIADLVATVARYEGWQAVTAGSGEAAIRAALDFQPDIVVLDLMLPDVDGFTVLDRLRGEGAMVPVVFLTARDGTADRVAGLTRGGDDYLVKPFSVEELMARLRAVLRRSTGPSWKRSVLKVADLALDEDTREVRRGDRLVTLTPTEYELLRYLMRRSPTVLTKAQILDHVWEYDFGGRSNVVELVVSHLRRKLDVEGDEPLIHTVRGVGYVLRRAPN
- a CDS encoding ferredoxin reductase family protein; the encoded protein is MTTLQAQAPAVRPRAVARTGLHAVLGANAAVVAVLFAQAGFGSNALILLGRLTGLYAALALAFQLLLVARLPWFDRRLGMDRLTAWHRATGISVLWLLVAHVVFVTTGYAQLASLPPLDELVHLATTVEGVLRAAVAVVLVLVVGGASARWARRRLAYETWHFIHLYAYLAVVLAFSHQVAAGTTFTSSPLATAYWWALWGAALAAVLVGRVGLPLWRNLRHRLRVATVVPESDDVVSIHITGRDLDKLPARAGQFFLWRFLERGRWWQANPFSLSAAPDGRSLRLTAKALGEGSASLRSLEPGTRVFAEGPYGAFTALHRTRPNALLIAGGVGVTPVRALLEEIGGHAVVVYRVSERRDAVLLDELRELARAKGAVLHVVTGATADHAPDSQPLGARALGAAVPDVRERDVFVCGPGRMTEAVLASLRELGVPRRQVHAERFTLAR
- a CDS encoding FMN-binding protein, which codes for MKRAIPVLLLTVAGLVPLWRYEPQAETTVAAEAPADPGSGSTAAGRVVAGEVQETRYGQVQVQLTYEGDRITAVTLLKQPSSAPTRQAVPVLVEETLEAQSAEVDSVSGATTTSAAYVRSLQSAIDSAE
- a CDS encoding FAD:protein FMN transferase, with the protein product MRHVEQVMGFPVSVNVPDGGGHGAAIADVFEWLHEVDARFSPFKPDSEVSRLGRGEDVEPSPDLAHVLAVSEWYREATGGAFAVRRAGALDPCAVVKGWAVQRAADLLRAAGVPRFVLNAGGDVATEGGPWRVGVRHPDRPDRFCAVLEVDGLAVATSARYERGDHIVDARTGEPVTALLSLTVVARSLEVADATATAAFALGREGVAWAAARPGCEVHAVDADRGVHRTPGLPLAP
- a CDS encoding ADP-ribosylglycohydrolase family protein, which produces MPREPMAVVDRGAACLLGGALGDALGAPVQYLGLPDIQRDHGPDGVLEPPWPALVTDDTQLTLFSADGYLRAWVRGKRTGEWEPVDEVWNSYRRWLVTQQFAAPDEGATGLLAQGRLYASRSPGLTCLRALAADAPPTPEAPINESSGCNGVTRTAPAGFAPHPDIAYDLGCRFAALTHGGTGGWVSGGAFALLIHLLAVRGRPLREAVDQVIGRVLRDDPYTANALNRAVVYAEEQRATGGPVRVDRLGSGWTGPEALAIAVHTALVYPKRSQVVDALRTAANHSGGSDATASLTGNILGALHGTAGLPREWLAGLELVDVLAALGADLGCSVSGLEFDESLYG